Proteins from a single region of Manis javanica isolate MJ-LG chromosome 5, MJ_LKY, whole genome shotgun sequence:
- the PABPC1L gene encoding polyadenylate-binding protein 1-like isoform X4 translates to MNASGPGYPLASLYVGDLHPDVTEAMLFDKFSPAGPILSIRVCRDVATRRSLGYAYVNFQQPADAERALDTMNFEVIKGQPIRIMWSQRDPGLRKSGVGNIFIKNLEDSIDNKALYDTFSAFGNILSCKVVCDDHGSKGFGFVHFETHEAAQQAISTMNGMLLNDRKVFVDHFKSRRERAAELGARAMEFTNVYVKNFRGDVDEQGLRDLFSQFGVHVPQGNWGSLSLLLPGKMLSVKVMRDDSGHSRGFGFVNFEKHEEAQKAVMDMNGKEVSGQLLYVGRAQKRVERQNELKRRFEQMKQDRLNRYQGVNLYVKNLDDSIDDEKLRKEFSPYGAITSAKKRRQRP, encoded by the exons ATGAATGCTAGCGGCCCGGGCTACCCGCTCGCCTCTCTCTACGTGGGCGACCTACACCCGGACGTGACCGAGGCCATGCTCTTCGACAAGTTCTCTCCCGCGGGGCCCATCCTGTCCATCCGCGTGTGCCGCGACGTGGCCACCCGCCGCTCGCTGGGCTACGCCTACGTCAACTTCCAGCAGCCAGCTGACG CGGAGCGAGCACTGGATACAATGAACTTTGAGGTGATCAAAGGCCAGCCCATCCGCATCATGTGGTCCCAGAGAGACCCAGGACTTCGCAAGTCAGGTGTGGGCAACATCTTCATCAAGAATCTGGAGGACTCCATTGACAACAAGGCTTTATATGACACCTTCTCTGCCTTTGGGAACATCCTCTCTTGCAAG GTGGTTTGTGATGATCACGGCTCCAAAGGCTTTGGATTTGTCCATTTTGAGACCCACGAGGCCGCACAGCAGGCCATCAGCACCATGAACGGGATGCTGTTGAACGACCGCAAAGT CTTTGTTGACCACTTCAAGTCTCGACGGGAGCGGGCCGCAGAGCTGGGAGCTCGAGCAATGGAGTTCACCAACGTCTATGTGAAGAACTTCCGTGGGGATGTGGATGAGCAGGGCCTGCGGGACCTCTTCTCCCAGTTTGGTGTGCATGTTCCCCAGGGGAACTGGGGATCACTTTCTCTTCTACTGCCAG GGAAGATGCTGAGTGTGAAGGTGATGAGAGATGACAGCGGCCACTCCCGGGGCTTTGGCTTTGTCAACTTTGAGAAGCATGAGGAAGCCCAGAAG GCTGTGATGGACATGAATGGGAAGGAGGTGAGCGGACAGCTGCTTTACGTGGGCCGGGCCCAGAAGCGGGTAGAGCGTCAGAATGAACTGAAGCGCAGGTTTGAGCAGATGAAGCAGGACCGGCTGAACCGTTACCAG GGCGTGAACCTGTATGTGAAGAACCTGGATGACTCCATCGATGATGAGAAACTGAGGAAAGAGTTCTCTCCCTATGGAGCGATTACCAGTGCCAAG AAGAGGCGACAAAGGCCGTGA
- the PABPC1L gene encoding polyadenylate-binding protein 1-like isoform X5 has translation MNASGPGYPLASLYVGDLHPDVTEAMLFDKFSPAGPILSIRVCRDVATRRSLGYAYVNFQQPADAERALDTMNFEVIKGQPIRIMWSQRDPGLRKSGVGNIFIKNLEDSIDNKALYDTFSAFGNILSCKVVCDDHGSKGFGFVHFETHEAAQQAISTMNGMLLNDRKVFVDHFKSRRERAAELGARAMEFTNVYVKNFRGDVDEQGLRDLFSQFGKMLSVKVMRDDSGHSRGFGFVNFEKHEEAQKAVMDMNGKEVSGQLLYVGRAQKRVERQNELKRRFEQMKQDRLNRYQGVNLYVKNLDDSIDDEKLRKEFSPYGAITSAKKRRQRP, from the exons ATGAATGCTAGCGGCCCGGGCTACCCGCTCGCCTCTCTCTACGTGGGCGACCTACACCCGGACGTGACCGAGGCCATGCTCTTCGACAAGTTCTCTCCCGCGGGGCCCATCCTGTCCATCCGCGTGTGCCGCGACGTGGCCACCCGCCGCTCGCTGGGCTACGCCTACGTCAACTTCCAGCAGCCAGCTGACG CGGAGCGAGCACTGGATACAATGAACTTTGAGGTGATCAAAGGCCAGCCCATCCGCATCATGTGGTCCCAGAGAGACCCAGGACTTCGCAAGTCAGGTGTGGGCAACATCTTCATCAAGAATCTGGAGGACTCCATTGACAACAAGGCTTTATATGACACCTTCTCTGCCTTTGGGAACATCCTCTCTTGCAAG GTGGTTTGTGATGATCACGGCTCCAAAGGCTTTGGATTTGTCCATTTTGAGACCCACGAGGCCGCACAGCAGGCCATCAGCACCATGAACGGGATGCTGTTGAACGACCGCAAAGT CTTTGTTGACCACTTCAAGTCTCGACGGGAGCGGGCCGCAGAGCTGGGAGCTCGAGCAATGGAGTTCACCAACGTCTATGTGAAGAACTTCCGTGGGGATGTGGATGAGCAGGGCCTGCGGGACCTCTTCTCCCAGTTTG GGAAGATGCTGAGTGTGAAGGTGATGAGAGATGACAGCGGCCACTCCCGGGGCTTTGGCTTTGTCAACTTTGAGAAGCATGAGGAAGCCCAGAAG GCTGTGATGGACATGAATGGGAAGGAGGTGAGCGGACAGCTGCTTTACGTGGGCCGGGCCCAGAAGCGGGTAGAGCGTCAGAATGAACTGAAGCGCAGGTTTGAGCAGATGAAGCAGGACCGGCTGAACCGTTACCAG GGCGTGAACCTGTATGTGAAGAACCTGGATGACTCCATCGATGATGAGAAACTGAGGAAAGAGTTCTCTCCCTATGGAGCGATTACCAGTGCCAAG AAGAGGCGACAAAGGCCGTGA
- the YWHAB gene encoding 14-3-3 protein beta/alpha, which produces MTMDKSELVQKAKLAEQAERYDDMAAAMKAVTEQGHELSNEERNLLSVAYKNVVGARRSSWRVISSIEQKTERNEKKQQLGREYREKIEAELQDICSDVLELLDKYLIPNATQPESKVFYLKMKGDYFRYLSEVASGDSKQTTVSNSQQAYQEAFEISKKEMQPTHPIRLGLALNFSVFYYEILNSPEKACSLAKTAFDEAIAELDTLNEESYKDSTLIMQLLRDNLTLWTSENQGDEGDAGEGEN; this is translated from the exons ATGACCATGGATAAAAGTGAGCTGGTTCAGAAAGCCAAGCTCGCCGAGCAGGCCGAGCGCTATGATGACATGGCTGCGGCCATGAAGGCAGTCACAGAACAGGGGCACGAACTCTCCAACGAAGAGAGGAATCTGCTCTCCGTGGCCTACAAGAATGTGGTAGGGGCCCGCCGTTCTTCCTGGCGAGTCATCTCCAGCATTGAACAAAAAACAGAGAGGAATGAGAAGAAGCAGCAGCTGGGCAGAGAGTACCGTGAGAAGATCGAGGCAGAGCTGCAGGACATCTGCAGTGATGTTCTG GAGCTGTTGGACAAATACCTTATTCCCAATGCTACACAACCAGAAAGTAAGGTGTTCTACttgaaaatgaaaggagattATTTTAGATATCTTTCTGAGGTGGCATCTGGAGACAGTAAACAAA ccaCTGTGTCAAACTCCCAGCAGGCTTACCAGGAAGCATTTGAAATTAGTAAGAAAGAAATGCAGCCTACACACCCAATTCGACTTGGGCTGGCACTTAATTTCTCAGTCTTTTACTATGAGATTCTAAACTCCCCTGAAAAGGCTTGCAGCCTGGCAAAAACG GCATTTGATGAGGCAATTGCTGAATTGGATACACTGAATGAAGAGTCTTACAAAGACAGCACCCTGATCATGCAGTTGCTTAGGGACAATCTCACT CTGTGGACGTCAGAAAACCAGGGAGATGAAGGAGatgctggggagggagagaactAA
- the PABPC1L gene encoding polyadenylate-binding protein 1-like isoform X1, producing MNASGPGYPLASLYVGDLHPDVTEAMLFDKFSPAGPILSIRVCRDVATRRSLGYAYVNFQQPADAERALDTMNFEVIKGQPIRIMWSQRDPGLRKSGVGNIFIKNLEDSIDNKALYDTFSAFGNILSCKVVCDDHGSKGFGFVHFETHEAAQQAISTMNGMLLNDRKVFVDHFKSRRERAAELGARAMEFTNVYVKNFRGDVDEQGLRDLFSQFGVHVPQGNWGSLSLLLPGKMLSVKVMRDDSGHSRGFGFVNFEKHEEAQKAVMDMNGKEVSGQLLYVGRAQKRVERQNELKRRFEQMKQDRLNRYQGVNLYVKNLDDSIDDEKLRKEFSPYGAITSAKVMTEGGHSKGFGFVCFSSPEEATKAVTEMNGRIISTKPLYVALAQRKEERKAILTNQYMQRLSTVRALGGPLLGSFQQPASYFLPAVPQPPAQATYYGSGLPIQPAPRWTAQPSRPSSAYSPAASLGQLPAVSRHPPAQVSSVRQASTQVPRLVPHTQRVANIGTQTTGPGGAGGSTPGGPLLTHRYSSATHNTRGAQEPAVCIPGQEPLTASRLAAAPLHEQKQMIGEHLYPLIYDVHTQLAGKITGMLLEIDNSELLLMLESPESLKAKVEEALAVLQAHQATEQTVNVH from the exons ATGAATGCTAGCGGCCCGGGCTACCCGCTCGCCTCTCTCTACGTGGGCGACCTACACCCGGACGTGACCGAGGCCATGCTCTTCGACAAGTTCTCTCCCGCGGGGCCCATCCTGTCCATCCGCGTGTGCCGCGACGTGGCCACCCGCCGCTCGCTGGGCTACGCCTACGTCAACTTCCAGCAGCCAGCTGACG CGGAGCGAGCACTGGATACAATGAACTTTGAGGTGATCAAAGGCCAGCCCATCCGCATCATGTGGTCCCAGAGAGACCCAGGACTTCGCAAGTCAGGTGTGGGCAACATCTTCATCAAGAATCTGGAGGACTCCATTGACAACAAGGCTTTATATGACACCTTCTCTGCCTTTGGGAACATCCTCTCTTGCAAG GTGGTTTGTGATGATCACGGCTCCAAAGGCTTTGGATTTGTCCATTTTGAGACCCACGAGGCCGCACAGCAGGCCATCAGCACCATGAACGGGATGCTGTTGAACGACCGCAAAGT CTTTGTTGACCACTTCAAGTCTCGACGGGAGCGGGCCGCAGAGCTGGGAGCTCGAGCAATGGAGTTCACCAACGTCTATGTGAAGAACTTCCGTGGGGATGTGGATGAGCAGGGCCTGCGGGACCTCTTCTCCCAGTTTGGTGTGCATGTTCCCCAGGGGAACTGGGGATCACTTTCTCTTCTACTGCCAG GGAAGATGCTGAGTGTGAAGGTGATGAGAGATGACAGCGGCCACTCCCGGGGCTTTGGCTTTGTCAACTTTGAGAAGCATGAGGAAGCCCAGAAG GCTGTGATGGACATGAATGGGAAGGAGGTGAGCGGACAGCTGCTTTACGTGGGCCGGGCCCAGAAGCGGGTAGAGCGTCAGAATGAACTGAAGCGCAGGTTTGAGCAGATGAAGCAGGACCGGCTGAACCGTTACCAG GGCGTGAACCTGTATGTGAAGAACCTGGATGACTCCATCGATGATGAGAAACTGAGGAAAGAGTTCTCTCCCTATGGAGCGATTACCAGTGCCAAG GTGATGACAGAGGGTGGCCACAGCAAGGGGTTTGGCTTTGTATGTTTTTCCTCTCCAGAAGAGGCGACAAAGGCCGTGACAGAGATGAATGGGCGCATCATCAGTACCAAGCCACTGTATGTGGCGCTGGCCCAACGCAAAGAGGAGCGGAAGGCCATCTTGACCAACCAGTACATGCAGCGCCTCTCCACTGTGAGAGCCCTGGGCGGCCCCCTCCTGGGCTCCTTCCAGCAGCCGGCCAGCTACTTCCTGCCTGCTGTGCCCCAG CCTCCGGCCCAGGCCACGTACTATGGCTCTGGCCTACCCATCCAGCCTGCTCCCAGGTGGACCGCCCAACCATCCAGACCCTCGT CCGCCTACTCTCCAGCTGCCTCGTTGGGCCAGCTGCCAGCTGTGTCCCGGCACCCCCCGGCCCAGGTCAGCAGCGTCCGGCAGGCGTCCACTCAGGTGCCACGCCTGGTACCCCACACCCAAAGAGTAG CCAACATTGGTACCCAGACCACAGGACCCGGTGGAGCAGGAGGCTCTACACCGGGCGGGCCTCTCCTGACACACAGATACTCCTCAGCCACACACAACACTCGTGGG GCCCAGGAGCCCGCTGTGTGCATCCCCGGACAGGAGCCACTGACCGCCTCCAGGCTGGCCGCAGCACCACTGCACGAGCAAAAGCAGATGATTG GTGAACATCTTTACCCTCTTATCTACGATGTGCACACCCAGCTGGCTGGCAAGATCACGGGCATGCTGCTGGAGATTGACAACTCAGAGCTGCTGCTCATGCTGGAGTCTCCAGAGTCCCTCAAGGCCAAG GTAGAAGAGGCCCTGGCAGTGTTGCAGGCACACCAGGCCACTGAGCAGACAGTGAATGTGCACTGA
- the PABPC1L gene encoding polyadenylate-binding protein 1-like isoform X2 codes for MNASGPGYPLASLYVGDLHPDVTEAMLFDKFSPAGPILSIRVCRDVATRRSLGYAYVNFQQPADAERALDTMNFEVIKGQPIRIMWSQRDPGLRKSGVGNIFIKNLEDSIDNKALYDTFSAFGNILSCKVVCDDHGSKGFGFVHFETHEAAQQAISTMNGMLLNDRKVFVDHFKSRRERAAELGARAMEFTNVYVKNFRGDVDEQGLRDLFSQFGKMLSVKVMRDDSGHSRGFGFVNFEKHEEAQKAVMDMNGKEVSGQLLYVGRAQKRVERQNELKRRFEQMKQDRLNRYQGVNLYVKNLDDSIDDEKLRKEFSPYGAITSAKVMTEGGHSKGFGFVCFSSPEEATKAVTEMNGRIISTKPLYVALAQRKEERKAILTNQYMQRLSTVRALGGPLLGSFQQPASYFLPAVPQPPAQATYYGSGLPIQPAPRWTAQPSRPSSAYSPAASLGQLPAVSRHPPAQVSSVRQASTQVPRLVPHTQRVANIGTQTTGPGGAGGSTPGGPLLTHRYSSATHNTRGAQEPAVCIPGQEPLTASRLAAAPLHEQKQMIGEHLYPLIYDVHTQLAGKITGMLLEIDNSELLLMLESPESLKAKVEEALAVLQAHQATEQTVNVH; via the exons ATGAATGCTAGCGGCCCGGGCTACCCGCTCGCCTCTCTCTACGTGGGCGACCTACACCCGGACGTGACCGAGGCCATGCTCTTCGACAAGTTCTCTCCCGCGGGGCCCATCCTGTCCATCCGCGTGTGCCGCGACGTGGCCACCCGCCGCTCGCTGGGCTACGCCTACGTCAACTTCCAGCAGCCAGCTGACG CGGAGCGAGCACTGGATACAATGAACTTTGAGGTGATCAAAGGCCAGCCCATCCGCATCATGTGGTCCCAGAGAGACCCAGGACTTCGCAAGTCAGGTGTGGGCAACATCTTCATCAAGAATCTGGAGGACTCCATTGACAACAAGGCTTTATATGACACCTTCTCTGCCTTTGGGAACATCCTCTCTTGCAAG GTGGTTTGTGATGATCACGGCTCCAAAGGCTTTGGATTTGTCCATTTTGAGACCCACGAGGCCGCACAGCAGGCCATCAGCACCATGAACGGGATGCTGTTGAACGACCGCAAAGT CTTTGTTGACCACTTCAAGTCTCGACGGGAGCGGGCCGCAGAGCTGGGAGCTCGAGCAATGGAGTTCACCAACGTCTATGTGAAGAACTTCCGTGGGGATGTGGATGAGCAGGGCCTGCGGGACCTCTTCTCCCAGTTTG GGAAGATGCTGAGTGTGAAGGTGATGAGAGATGACAGCGGCCACTCCCGGGGCTTTGGCTTTGTCAACTTTGAGAAGCATGAGGAAGCCCAGAAG GCTGTGATGGACATGAATGGGAAGGAGGTGAGCGGACAGCTGCTTTACGTGGGCCGGGCCCAGAAGCGGGTAGAGCGTCAGAATGAACTGAAGCGCAGGTTTGAGCAGATGAAGCAGGACCGGCTGAACCGTTACCAG GGCGTGAACCTGTATGTGAAGAACCTGGATGACTCCATCGATGATGAGAAACTGAGGAAAGAGTTCTCTCCCTATGGAGCGATTACCAGTGCCAAG GTGATGACAGAGGGTGGCCACAGCAAGGGGTTTGGCTTTGTATGTTTTTCCTCTCCAGAAGAGGCGACAAAGGCCGTGACAGAGATGAATGGGCGCATCATCAGTACCAAGCCACTGTATGTGGCGCTGGCCCAACGCAAAGAGGAGCGGAAGGCCATCTTGACCAACCAGTACATGCAGCGCCTCTCCACTGTGAGAGCCCTGGGCGGCCCCCTCCTGGGCTCCTTCCAGCAGCCGGCCAGCTACTTCCTGCCTGCTGTGCCCCAG CCTCCGGCCCAGGCCACGTACTATGGCTCTGGCCTACCCATCCAGCCTGCTCCCAGGTGGACCGCCCAACCATCCAGACCCTCGT CCGCCTACTCTCCAGCTGCCTCGTTGGGCCAGCTGCCAGCTGTGTCCCGGCACCCCCCGGCCCAGGTCAGCAGCGTCCGGCAGGCGTCCACTCAGGTGCCACGCCTGGTACCCCACACCCAAAGAGTAG CCAACATTGGTACCCAGACCACAGGACCCGGTGGAGCAGGAGGCTCTACACCGGGCGGGCCTCTCCTGACACACAGATACTCCTCAGCCACACACAACACTCGTGGG GCCCAGGAGCCCGCTGTGTGCATCCCCGGACAGGAGCCACTGACCGCCTCCAGGCTGGCCGCAGCACCACTGCACGAGCAAAAGCAGATGATTG GTGAACATCTTTACCCTCTTATCTACGATGTGCACACCCAGCTGGCTGGCAAGATCACGGGCATGCTGCTGGAGATTGACAACTCAGAGCTGCTGCTCATGCTGGAGTCTCCAGAGTCCCTCAAGGCCAAG GTAGAAGAGGCCCTGGCAGTGTTGCAGGCACACCAGGCCACTGAGCAGACAGTGAATGTGCACTGA
- the PABPC1L gene encoding polyadenylate-binding protein 1-like isoform X3, with protein sequence MLSLSFFPVAQVVCDDHGSKGFGFVHFETHEAAQQAISTMNGMLLNDRKVFVDHFKSRRERAAELGARAMEFTNVYVKNFRGDVDEQGLRDLFSQFGVHVPQGNWGSLSLLLPGKMLSVKVMRDDSGHSRGFGFVNFEKHEEAQKAVMDMNGKEVSGQLLYVGRAQKRVERQNELKRRFEQMKQDRLNRYQGVNLYVKNLDDSIDDEKLRKEFSPYGAITSAKVMTEGGHSKGFGFVCFSSPEEATKAVTEMNGRIISTKPLYVALAQRKEERKAILTNQYMQRLSTVRALGGPLLGSFQQPASYFLPAVPQPPAQATYYGSGLPIQPAPRWTAQPSRPSSAYSPAASLGQLPAVSRHPPAQVSSVRQASTQVPRLVPHTQRVANIGTQTTGPGGAGGSTPGGPLLTHRYSSATHNTRGAQEPAVCIPGQEPLTASRLAAAPLHEQKQMIGEHLYPLIYDVHTQLAGKITGMLLEIDNSELLLMLESPESLKAKVEEALAVLQAHQATEQTVNVH encoded by the exons ATGCTGTCCCTGTCCTTTTTCCCTGTGGCCCAGGTGGTTTGTGATGATCACGGCTCCAAAGGCTTTGGATTTGTCCATTTTGAGACCCACGAGGCCGCACAGCAGGCCATCAGCACCATGAACGGGATGCTGTTGAACGACCGCAAAGT CTTTGTTGACCACTTCAAGTCTCGACGGGAGCGGGCCGCAGAGCTGGGAGCTCGAGCAATGGAGTTCACCAACGTCTATGTGAAGAACTTCCGTGGGGATGTGGATGAGCAGGGCCTGCGGGACCTCTTCTCCCAGTTTGGTGTGCATGTTCCCCAGGGGAACTGGGGATCACTTTCTCTTCTACTGCCAG GGAAGATGCTGAGTGTGAAGGTGATGAGAGATGACAGCGGCCACTCCCGGGGCTTTGGCTTTGTCAACTTTGAGAAGCATGAGGAAGCCCAGAAG GCTGTGATGGACATGAATGGGAAGGAGGTGAGCGGACAGCTGCTTTACGTGGGCCGGGCCCAGAAGCGGGTAGAGCGTCAGAATGAACTGAAGCGCAGGTTTGAGCAGATGAAGCAGGACCGGCTGAACCGTTACCAG GGCGTGAACCTGTATGTGAAGAACCTGGATGACTCCATCGATGATGAGAAACTGAGGAAAGAGTTCTCTCCCTATGGAGCGATTACCAGTGCCAAG GTGATGACAGAGGGTGGCCACAGCAAGGGGTTTGGCTTTGTATGTTTTTCCTCTCCAGAAGAGGCGACAAAGGCCGTGACAGAGATGAATGGGCGCATCATCAGTACCAAGCCACTGTATGTGGCGCTGGCCCAACGCAAAGAGGAGCGGAAGGCCATCTTGACCAACCAGTACATGCAGCGCCTCTCCACTGTGAGAGCCCTGGGCGGCCCCCTCCTGGGCTCCTTCCAGCAGCCGGCCAGCTACTTCCTGCCTGCTGTGCCCCAG CCTCCGGCCCAGGCCACGTACTATGGCTCTGGCCTACCCATCCAGCCTGCTCCCAGGTGGACCGCCCAACCATCCAGACCCTCGT CCGCCTACTCTCCAGCTGCCTCGTTGGGCCAGCTGCCAGCTGTGTCCCGGCACCCCCCGGCCCAGGTCAGCAGCGTCCGGCAGGCGTCCACTCAGGTGCCACGCCTGGTACCCCACACCCAAAGAGTAG CCAACATTGGTACCCAGACCACAGGACCCGGTGGAGCAGGAGGCTCTACACCGGGCGGGCCTCTCCTGACACACAGATACTCCTCAGCCACACACAACACTCGTGGG GCCCAGGAGCCCGCTGTGTGCATCCCCGGACAGGAGCCACTGACCGCCTCCAGGCTGGCCGCAGCACCACTGCACGAGCAAAAGCAGATGATTG GTGAACATCTTTACCCTCTTATCTACGATGTGCACACCCAGCTGGCTGGCAAGATCACGGGCATGCTGCTGGAGATTGACAACTCAGAGCTGCTGCTCATGCTGGAGTCTCCAGAGTCCCTCAAGGCCAAG GTAGAAGAGGCCCTGGCAGTGTTGCAGGCACACCAGGCCACTGAGCAGACAGTGAATGTGCACTGA